In a single window of the Solea solea chromosome 14, fSolSol10.1, whole genome shotgun sequence genome:
- the LOC131472562 gene encoding endothelin receptor type B-like, with the protein MRVVALLCFLMVVEVGASRFARDSQAASEASEPTKSNYSIPLPPQSGRPQGITPPLCIKPTEIKQAFKYVNTMVSCLIFVVGIIGNTTLLRIIYKNKCMRNGPNVLIGSLALGDLLYIIIAIPINVFKLIAEDWPFGVYVCKLVPFIQKASVGITVLSLCALSIDRYHAVMSWSRVKGMGIPLWKAAEVTLIWLVAVVLAVPEVLAFDILEMPYRGNKLRVCLLHPDQSNSFMKCYQNVKDWWLFGFYFCLPLACTGIFYTLMSCEMLSRKKGMRIALNDHMKQRREVAKTVFCLVLIFVLCWLPLHLSRILKKTIYDQHDPNRCELLSFLLVMDYIGINMASLNSCINPIALYFVSQKFKNCFQSCLCCWCYRMSPLDERGSGDRWKGSCHGDGLDRSSSRSSQKYTSSS; encoded by the exons ATGAGGGTTGTTGCTCTGCTCTGTTTCCTGATGGTTGTGGAGGTTGGAGCCTCCAGGTTCGCCCGCGACTCCCAGGCCGCGTCTGAAGCTTCAGAACCAACCAAGAGCAACTATTCCATTCCACTGCCCCCACAGTCAGGCCGACCGCAGGGCATCACCCCTCCATTGTGCATAAAGCCCACAGAGATCAAGCAAGCCTTCAAGTATGTGAACACCATGGTGTCCTGCCTGATTTTTGTGGTGGGGATCATCGGCAACACTACACTGCTCAGAATCATTTACAAGAACAAGTGTATGAGGAATGGACCAAACGTCCTGATCGGCAGCCTGGCACTGGGAGACCTGCTTTACATCATCATCGCTATCCCCATCAATGTATTTAAG CTAATAGCCGAGGACTGGCCATTtggtgtatatgtgtgtaagTTGGTGCCGTTCATTCAGAAAGCCTCTGTGGGAATCACCGTCCTCAGTCTGTGTGCCCTCAGTATTGACCG TTACCATGCAGTGATGTCATGGAGCCGGGTGAAAGGGATGGGGATCCCACTGTGGAAAGCTGCGGAGGTGACTCTGATCTGGCTGGTGGCAGTGGTGCTGGCCGTCCCTGAGGTGCTGGCCTTTGACATATTGGAGATGCCATACAGAGGCAACAAGCTGCGTGTCTGCCTGTTGCACCCGGACCAGAGCAACAGCTTTATGAAG tgCTACCAGAATGTGAAAGACTGGTGGCTGTTTGGCTTCTACTTCTGCCTCCCACTGGCCTGCACAGGAATCTTCTACACACTCATGTCCTGCGAGATGCTCAGTCGCAAAAAAGGCATGCGCATTGCACTCAATGACCACATGAAACAg cggaGGGAAGTGGCGAAGACTGTTTTCTGCCTTGTGTTGATTTTTGTGCTCTGCTGGCTGCCTCTTCATCTCAGCCGTATTTTGAAGAAAACAATCTATGACCAACATGACCCGAACCGCTGTGAACTGCTCAG CTTCCTGCTAGTGATGGATTACATTGGGATCAACATGGCCTCCCTAAACTCCTGCATTAACCCAATTGCTCTGTATTTTGTGAGCCAGAAGTTTAAAAACTGCTTCCAG TCCTGCCTGTGCTGCTGGTGCTACAGAATGTCTCCTCTGGACGAACGAGGTTCAGGAGATCGCTGGAAGGGCTCCTGCCACGGGGATGGACTCGACCGCTCAAGCTCCCGCTCCAGTCAGAAATACACAAGCTCCTCATAA
- the polr1d gene encoding DNA-directed RNA polymerases I and III subunit RPAC2 produces the protein MAEEGEKKRVLEMVQADGADEGCVTFVLHDEDHTLGNSVRYMIMKNPDVDFCGYTITHPSETKINFRIQTRGGVAAIEPLRRGLTELTDVCQHVLNTFQARVNEFKERQEQPVE, from the exons ATGGCTGAAGAGGGCGAAAAGAAACGAGTCCTGGAAATG gtcCAGGCTGATGGTGCTGATGAAGGCTGTGTGACGTTTGTGCTGCATGATGAAGATCATACACTGGGCAACTCTGTCAGATATATGATCATGAAAAA TCCGGATGTGGACTTTTGTGGCTACACCATCACCCACCCATCTGAGACCAAGATCAACTTTCGTATTCAGACCCGAG gggGAGTTGCAGCCATTGAGCCTCTGCGCAGAGGTTTGACTGAACTCACTGATGTTTGTCAACATGTTCTCAACACATTTCAG GCGAGAGTTAATGAGTTCAAAGAGAGGCAGGAGCAACCCGTGGAATGA